Proteins encoded together in one Hylaeus volcanicus isolate JK05 chromosome 3, UHH_iyHylVolc1.0_haploid, whole genome shotgun sequence window:
- the LOC128874481 gene encoding plastin-1 isoform X2: MATAIDDRQELLEQFQAIDENGDGFINLTELRSALDICGFKMPGYKVRRMIEEYDDKQRSEHKGRLSFEEFEKLCKELKANELGATFKQVVSKKENLETLGGISEASSEGTTHSVRLEEQLAFSDWINTNLSHDPDLKHLLPIDPEGKALYEKVKDGILLCKIINHSCPDTIDERTINKKSLTLYKKHENLTLALSSAQAIGCNIVNIDAHDLTKGSPHLVLGLLWQIIRIGLFNQITLENCPGLATLLQDGERIEDLLKLSPESILLRWVNHHLENAGIARRCNNFQSDITDSEIYTYLIKQIAPHTAGVTLEALMEPNHTSRAEIMLQQAAKLGCRSFVTPSDVVNGIYKLNLAFVANMFNNYPGLDKPESNIEGLESLEETREEKTYRNWMNSMGVMPHVNWLYSDLADGLVIFQLYDIIKPGTVNWNRVHKKFTKLRKFMEKLENCNYAVELGKTMNFSLVGIAGQDLNDGNATLTLALIWQLMRSYTLSILTSLAGTQGNTLVEKEIVQWVNSKLQGAGKTSSIKGFQDSSISDGRVVLDLIDAIKPGTVNYELVKEGGNEENLDNAKYAISLARKCGARVYALPEDITEVKPKMVMTVFACLMAMDYVPNMDSVKQQNNVNNGQ, from the exons ATCGACGAGAATGGGGACGGCTTCATCAACCTCACGGAGCTTCGGAGCGCCCTGGACATATGCGGGTTCAAGATGCCCGGATACAAGGTGCGCCGGATGATCGAGGAGTACGACGACAAACAGAGGTCCGAGCACAAGGGACGGCTATCCTTCGAGGAGTTCGAGAAGCTCTGCAAAGAGCTGAAAGCCAACGAGTTGGGGGCCACGTTCAAGCAGGTCGTGTCCAAGAAGGAGAATCTAGAAACGTTAGGAGGTATTTCGGAAGCTTCCAGCGAAGGTACCACGCATTCGGTTCGATTGGAGGAACAGTTGGCCTTCAGCGACTGGATCAACACAAATTTGTCCCATGATCCTGATTTGAAGCACTTGCTGCCCATCGATCCCGAGGGCAAGGCTCTGTACGAGAAGGTCAAGGACGGAATTCTACTCTG taaaataataaaccacTCCTGCCCGGACACGATCGACGAGCGAACGATCAACAAGAAGAGTCTAACCCTCTACAAGAAGCACGAGAACCTGACCCTAGCCTTGTCATCAGCTCAAGCGATCGGTTGCAACATCGTGAACATCGACGCTCACGATCTAACGAAAGGTTCTCCCCACCTCGTCCTTGGCCTGCTATGGCAGATCATCAGGATCGGTCTGTTCAACCAAATCACCCTGGAGAATTGTCCAGGCCTTGCCACTCTGCTCCAAGACGGAGAGCGTATCGAGGACCTATTGAAACTCTCTCCAGAGTCGATACTTCTGCGATGGGTGAACCACCACCTGGAGAACGCCGGAATCGCGAGACGGTGCAACAACTTCCAATCTGACATCACCGACTCCGAGATCTACACTTATCTCATCAAGCAAATCGCCCCTCACACCGCCGGAGTCACTCTGGAGGCGTTGATGGAGCCCAACCACACCTCGCGAGCGGAGATCATGCTCCAGCAGGCGGCCAAGTTAGGCTGTCGCAGCTTCGTGACCCCCAGCGACGTGGTGAACGGCATATACAAGCTGAATCTCGCGTTCGTCGCCAACATGTTCAACAACTACCCAGGCCTTGACAAACCAGAGAGCAATATCGAAGGTTTGGAGTCCCTGGAGGAGACCAGGGAGGAGAAGACCTATAGAAACTGGATGAACTCGATGGGCGTGATGCCTCACGTGAATTGGCTCTATTCGGACTTGGCCGACGGTCTGGTAATCTTCCAGCTCTACGACATCATCAAGCCAGGCACCGTGAACTGGAACAGGGTGCACAAGAAGTTCACCAAGCTGAGGAAATTCATGGAGAAGCTGGAGAACTGCAATTACGCGGTGGAACTCGGCAAAACGATGAACTTCTCGCTGGTTGGTATCGCCGGCCAGGATCTGAACGATGGAAACGCGACGCTGACGTTGGCGTTGATCTGGCAACTGATGAGGTCGTACACCTTGTCGATTCTTACGTCTCTGGCAGGCACCCAGGGCAACACTCTGGTGGAGAAGGAGATCGTGCAGTGGGTGAACTCGAAGTTGCAGGGCGCAGGGAAGACGAGCAGCATCAAGGGCTTTCAGGATTCATCGATATCGGACGGGAGGGTGGTGCTCGATCTGATCGACGCCATCAAACCGGGCACGGTCAACTACGAGCTCGTCAAGGAAGGTGGCAACGAG GAGAACCTGGACAACGCGAAGTACGCGATATCCTTGGCCCGGAAATGCGGGGCGCGCGTTTACGCGCTGCCGGAGGACATCACCGAGGTGAAACCGAAGATGGTGATGACGGTGTTCGCTTGCCTGATGGCGATGGATTACGTCCCCAACATGGACTCCGTGAAGCAACAGAACAACGTGAACAACGGCCAATAA
- the LOC128874481 gene encoding plastin-1 isoform X1, whose amino-acid sequence MEILNIPMWNVIDEYFQDFNYYVNLIDENGDGFINLTELRSALDICGFKMPGYKVRRMIEEYDDKQRSEHKGRLSFEEFEKLCKELKANELGATFKQVVSKKENLETLGGISEASSEGTTHSVRLEEQLAFSDWINTNLSHDPDLKHLLPIDPEGKALYEKVKDGILLCKIINHSCPDTIDERTINKKSLTLYKKHENLTLALSSAQAIGCNIVNIDAHDLTKGSPHLVLGLLWQIIRIGLFNQITLENCPGLATLLQDGERIEDLLKLSPESILLRWVNHHLENAGIARRCNNFQSDITDSEIYTYLIKQIAPHTAGVTLEALMEPNHTSRAEIMLQQAAKLGCRSFVTPSDVVNGIYKLNLAFVANMFNNYPGLDKPESNIEGLESLEETREEKTYRNWMNSMGVMPHVNWLYSDLADGLVIFQLYDIIKPGTVNWNRVHKKFTKLRKFMEKLENCNYAVELGKTMNFSLVGIAGQDLNDGNATLTLALIWQLMRSYTLSILTSLAGTQGNTLVEKEIVQWVNSKLQGAGKTSSIKGFQDSSISDGRVVLDLIDAIKPGTVNYELVKEGGNEENLDNAKYAISLARKCGARVYALPEDITEVKPKMVMTVFACLMAMDYVPNMDSVKQQNNVNNGQ is encoded by the exons ATCGACGAGAATGGGGACGGCTTCATCAACCTCACGGAGCTTCGGAGCGCCCTGGACATATGCGGGTTCAAGATGCCCGGATACAAGGTGCGCCGGATGATCGAGGAGTACGACGACAAACAGAGGTCCGAGCACAAGGGACGGCTATCCTTCGAGGAGTTCGAGAAGCTCTGCAAAGAGCTGAAAGCCAACGAGTTGGGGGCCACGTTCAAGCAGGTCGTGTCCAAGAAGGAGAATCTAGAAACGTTAGGAGGTATTTCGGAAGCTTCCAGCGAAGGTACCACGCATTCGGTTCGATTGGAGGAACAGTTGGCCTTCAGCGACTGGATCAACACAAATTTGTCCCATGATCCTGATTTGAAGCACTTGCTGCCCATCGATCCCGAGGGCAAGGCTCTGTACGAGAAGGTCAAGGACGGAATTCTACTCTG taaaataataaaccacTCCTGCCCGGACACGATCGACGAGCGAACGATCAACAAGAAGAGTCTAACCCTCTACAAGAAGCACGAGAACCTGACCCTAGCCTTGTCATCAGCTCAAGCGATCGGTTGCAACATCGTGAACATCGACGCTCACGATCTAACGAAAGGTTCTCCCCACCTCGTCCTTGGCCTGCTATGGCAGATCATCAGGATCGGTCTGTTCAACCAAATCACCCTGGAGAATTGTCCAGGCCTTGCCACTCTGCTCCAAGACGGAGAGCGTATCGAGGACCTATTGAAACTCTCTCCAGAGTCGATACTTCTGCGATGGGTGAACCACCACCTGGAGAACGCCGGAATCGCGAGACGGTGCAACAACTTCCAATCTGACATCACCGACTCCGAGATCTACACTTATCTCATCAAGCAAATCGCCCCTCACACCGCCGGAGTCACTCTGGAGGCGTTGATGGAGCCCAACCACACCTCGCGAGCGGAGATCATGCTCCAGCAGGCGGCCAAGTTAGGCTGTCGCAGCTTCGTGACCCCCAGCGACGTGGTGAACGGCATATACAAGCTGAATCTCGCGTTCGTCGCCAACATGTTCAACAACTACCCAGGCCTTGACAAACCAGAGAGCAATATCGAAGGTTTGGAGTCCCTGGAGGAGACCAGGGAGGAGAAGACCTATAGAAACTGGATGAACTCGATGGGCGTGATGCCTCACGTGAATTGGCTCTATTCGGACTTGGCCGACGGTCTGGTAATCTTCCAGCTCTACGACATCATCAAGCCAGGCACCGTGAACTGGAACAGGGTGCACAAGAAGTTCACCAAGCTGAGGAAATTCATGGAGAAGCTGGAGAACTGCAATTACGCGGTGGAACTCGGCAAAACGATGAACTTCTCGCTGGTTGGTATCGCCGGCCAGGATCTGAACGATGGAAACGCGACGCTGACGTTGGCGTTGATCTGGCAACTGATGAGGTCGTACACCTTGTCGATTCTTACGTCTCTGGCAGGCACCCAGGGCAACACTCTGGTGGAGAAGGAGATCGTGCAGTGGGTGAACTCGAAGTTGCAGGGCGCAGGGAAGACGAGCAGCATCAAGGGCTTTCAGGATTCATCGATATCGGACGGGAGGGTGGTGCTCGATCTGATCGACGCCATCAAACCGGGCACGGTCAACTACGAGCTCGTCAAGGAAGGTGGCAACGAG GAGAACCTGGACAACGCGAAGTACGCGATATCCTTGGCCCGGAAATGCGGGGCGCGCGTTTACGCGCTGCCGGAGGACATCACCGAGGTGAAACCGAAGATGGTGATGACGGTGTTCGCTTGCCTGATGGCGATGGATTACGTCCCCAACATGGACTCCGTGAAGCAACAGAACAACGTGAACAACGGCCAATAA